TTGAATCTGGCGGAGTTGGTTCGGTGGTGTCGTATTCGGTCATTTGGCGGGCTCAGACGCCGGCGTTCGAGGCGCCTTATGTGGTCGCCATTGTCCGTGTGGACGAGGGATATGAGATGTTGAGCAACATCGTGGATGCGGATCCGTCAGAGGTTTCGATCGGGGCGCGTGTTCGGGTCAAGTTTGTCGACATTGATTCGCAGACAACGCTTCCCTGTTTTCGGTTGACTCGGTAACAGTGGCGTGACAGGGCAGGTCCATCTTCGAGGAGTAATGCAACATGAACGATTCACGACAAGGTGCTGTCATTGTTGGGGCCTTCAACACAAAGCAAGCCAAAGTCCTTGAAGGTGAGAATTCCGACACGGTGACTCTGGCGGCGATCAAAGGTGCCTTGGCTGATGCGGGTCTCGGGATCGGAGACGTCGACGGGGTGAATATCCTGCCAGGGCTGGACTACCTCAATGGATCTCGCAAGTTTGCGTATGCTCTCGGGATTCCCTACTTTTGGGTCGGTCGTGCCGCTCCGGGACCGGCTGCGGTCTTTGAAGCTGCGCTTGCGATCGAGGCGGGGATGTGCGACACGGTCGTACTGGCAGCCGGTGAGGCAGGCATATACACGGACCGTGCGACGGTAGCGCCATGGACGAGGCCGTCGAACGAGTTCATCGAGTGCTGGGGTCTGATGACGCCAGCCGAATTCGCTTTGTCCGCACAGCAGTACATGCAGAAGTTCTCTGTCGACCCGGCCGCCATCGCTTATATTGCTGCGGTCATCCGGAACAACGGTTCGCGCAATCCTGAAGCTATCTTCCACGGCCGGGGTCCGTTCACTCCCGATGACATTCTCGCGTCGAGGATGGTCGCCGATCCCTATCATCTGCTCGAATGTGCGATGACAGGAGAGGGTGGTTCGGCGTTGGTGTTAACCACTGCGGAGAAGGCACGCGACCTCCCGAGCGTGCCCGTTCGCGTTCTCGGTGGGGGATCAGAGAGTTGGGGTCCTTCCTATACCCATCCGCCCACATACGAGCGCACGGGGATGCTTGGACGCAAGGCAGCGGACAGGGCATTCGCACGGGCAGGTTTGTCGCGTTCAGACGTGGATGTCTTTGAGCTGTACGACAATTTCTCGTGGGAGATCGTCCGCTACTTCGAGGCGTTGCGATACTGCGATGTGGGTGAGGGGCCGGCATTTGTCGCCGACGGGGCTATCGAAGTGGGGGGCAGGTACCCGATCGTGACCGACGGCGGAACGATGTCGCATTCGCATACGGGAGAGTCGCAACGTCATCAGCGTGTGGTGCAGGCAGTTCGTCAGCTGCGCGGGACGACATCGGCGAACCAGATCGACGACGCTGAGGTGGCGCTGGTCATGGCACTCGGGGACATCGTTTTGCTCAGCAAGTAGCTTCGAGGACTCAGCAAGGGAACTTGCTCGCCGGAACGTTCGCAGAGGGGGGCATGGTGGAGCAAGGGTCCACCATGACCTGGATCACGTATGACGTGGACTTGATGAATCCCGAACGTGAACGAAATTCAAACATGTATTGACTTCTTGAAAGCAATTTTCATAGCATTGCATAACGCGACCCATGCGATGCCAGTAACGGAGGGCTCGATGACCGAAGATTTCTATCTGAAGCTCCTGCAAGAGTATGTCGATCAAGGCGGTGGCGAGAGAACCGGGATCTGGTGGGACGAGAGCCGGATTCCGCTAAGTAGTATTGACAAATCCGTTTCCCAGCTCCTGGATCTGACGGGAAAGAAGGCGGTGGTAACTGGCGGCGCTGGTGCCAATCTCGGGCAAGCATGCGTCAACCGGCTCGCTGGTCTCGGCGCAGATGTCGCGGTGGTAGATCTGAAACCGGCCGTGGCTGCGGCGTCAGGGCAGCAACGCTGGGCGACCCCGCCGGATGCACATGGTGTGGCTGCGAAGGCAGCGAAACGGTGGGGGACAAACGTTATCGGTGTCGAGGGTAATGCACTCGAATGGGATGGTATCGACGCCATACTGCGTGAATGTAATGATAGGCTCGGCGGATTTGACATCTTGGTCAACAATGCAACTATGACCTCGGTTGGTGACTTTGCTTCGATGTCGCACGACCAGCTTGACAACGCGATCCGGGGGACGTTGGCGGGTCCGATCTATGCAACCAGGCTCGCCCTGGAATACATGCTTCCTCAGGGTTCAGGGCGGATTATCAACATCTGTTCTGCGGCCGGCGAGACTGCAATGCCTGGACTCACGATGTACGGCGCAATGAAGCAAGGTCTCAGTACCTTCACCAGGTTTCTGGGCAAGGAGGTCGGCAGGGCGGGCGTACATGTCAACGGCGTCGCTCCGGGTTCCATGTGGGGGCCTGACCGGACTCCTCCGGTCGATGGGATATCGGGTCTTTATCCGCGCAGCAGAACTGCGATCCAACGCTACGAGCTGCCAGAGGAAGTAGCGAATATGGTGGCCTTCCTTGCTTCGGATGCGGCGTCAGCGATGACCGGTGTGATGGTTGATATGAGTGGCGGTCAGACGATCTGATATGACAGTTCCGCTGACTCGGTCCGTCAGCTGGAAATTTTCTGAATTCTCATGGTGGCAGGAGCTTGAGAAGGGGGAATAAGTAGAAGGTGGGTGTCGAGATGACTGGTGGCGAGGCGATTCCGACAGTATTCATCGTCCGTACCGAGCAACCTCCAGCGCTTGAGGTATTCGCACACGTGGAGCATGCACGCGAATATGCACGGCTCAGAAGTGGTGCGACAGTGCACTTTCTTCCAGTTAGGTTCTCACTCGGTGACGCGCAGGTCGTTGTCGAGCGGCGAGTGTCGATCCTCAAAGGACAGGTGATCTCTGACAAAGCAGTGGAAGAGACGCTTTTTTCTGCGGGCGTGGACTTCAGTATCCCCGATATCGAGACGTATCAAGAGGATATGTTTCGATGGAATGTAGTGGGGCTGGGGAGCGATCGACGTCAGGTTGACGAAGGTGTCGATATGGCGGTCGCCCGGATCAGTCGTGCGATTGGTGTTTCACCCGCGACTGCTCTGGTCGTCACGGACGACGACCTACCTGCGTGAGAAGTGGAGAAATAGGATGACAGCTTCACAGATCCGGGCGATTCGACGCCGGAAAGCAGCGACCAGTAGGTCTGCGACGAGGAGTTCGCTTTGGCGGTGCCGGTGAAGTCGCTGGAAGTTGATTCCCAGTGAGAAATGCATCTTTTCGAATCCCATGTGATGATGTGGAAGGCAGCATCTGGTGTGGTTTTTCGTTAAGATCAGCAGAATCGACTGCGGCGCGGTATAGGTGTGCGCAAAGGCATCTGGCAGCAACGGTTCTGGTGCAGCGGGACAGATTGATGATGATCCGAGATCTCATCCACCCTTTGATTCAGTAACCCCACGGCGTCTGGGATCCGAATATGCACAGCATGACAGCTAATTGCTGATCGCGGCGAAGCGGTCCCGGGAGTGTTACTCATGAACCAGAGGTCATGGGACTTTCGCCAACAGGATATTGTCACTGCAAACTTCTCTCGTCCCGAAAAGTCGTGGATAATTGCGAGCATTGAGTCAGGCCAGATAAGGTGTTCGCGAACCTTGGATACATTCAAAAGATAACGGCGGCCGAAGAGTTCGTCATCAATGTCATACTTGGCCTGATGGGTGTTGCCAAAGCTGAATCATCGATGCGGATGCTGACGAGCTAGGTTCTCTTGCATCTTCACACGGGCAGCCGTCGACTTTCCTGCTATTCTGTCCTCACATCAACGGTTAAGCCAGGCGCACTTTCCCTACTTTGAACCGTACCTTTTCGGTGTGATTAGAATAACAGCCAAACCGCCCTTCTATCGTTGGTTGGTTTGGACTCAAGCTTAATCTGCCTCAGTCGCCGCTGCTGGCGTCGTAACCCCGCTCCATAGCAGATCGAACTGGATGTCGGCGATCTCATCTATTGTGTTTGGACCGTCCGAGTCATACCAGCGCGAAACCCAATTACACATACCCAGCGTCGACATCACGAAGACCGTGCGGTCGATTGACGAAGAGATCGTGCCGTCCTCGACGCCTTCGTCGATAATTCTTTTGAATGCCCCTATTAGGCGGTTGAGCAAATCGTGTTCTTCGGGGCCTTCTCCGGTGCTTTGATCTGTATATGTGGGATTGCGAAACCACTGTGGTGATTCAGCGATATAAAGCGTGATGAATTCGAGGTGCCGACGGATCGCTTGGCGAAGTTTGTCACGTGGTTCGCCGGGTAGCTCGGCAATGTGCTCAAGCGCCTCTGCGATCTCCACGAAGCGGCGCATCCTGACCAATCGCAGCAGGTCAGCTTTGCTACCTACATGGTAGTACAGGCTCCCCTTGAGCATTCCTACTTCGTTGGCAATGTCTTCAAGGCGTGCATTGGTGTACCCCTTATCGGTAAAAACTCGGGCAGCAGCGTCGAGGAGTTCGTCGAGGTTGGAGATCTTGGTCATTTTCGCCTTTCGTGCTTTTCCTCAATTCAACCATTTTTGAACGTCCAGTTGCACGTATCCCTCCAAAATCTGATTTGGTTTGAATTTTGCGAAGGTGGCGTCCTGGTGTGCAGCATGCAGCAGCTGGACCCTGTGAAACCGCGGGATTGCGTTCTTCGTTACGGGGTATACGGTGGGCCCGGCGATGTCACGCCGGCCCTGCGTGAGCCATTGGCTCGAATCATTCCGGGCATCTGACTCTCCTGCGGTTCTGGCTCGCTTTCCGTGATGGCTTCCCTCGCGCCGCGTGTCGTTCAGGCAGGGGTAGAAATCGGTAGGAGATGATCATTCTGGTGTTCTGAGAACTGTTGTGATCTGCGTGTCCTTCTTCCGCATCTGGCGGTGGTCGACATCGCTTCGGTCGATGTGGCCGCAGGCGGAGTCCGCATTCGGGCGTCGTCGTTGTCGGCTTCGGCGCATTGTCGGTTCTTCCGGTTTTAGAGTGCGTTGATTCGTTCCCTGAGTTGGCCGGAGTGGATCAGTGACCGCAAGACGTAGTGGTCGAGGTTGCGGAAAACCAATGCGATACCGCGGAGGTGTTCGAGGTGTCCGTTGATCGCCTCGACAGCACCATTGGATGCGCCGGTGTCGAAATAGGCCAGGACCTTCTTCCCGCGTTTCCAGAGGCTGCGACCGAGCTGGGCCAGCTCGGCAAGTTATCTCGGGAAACCCGGATTTGATGCGTTTCAACGTCTTGAACATGGTGAGTTTCCCTGCTTGCCTATCCAATGTGGCGTAGGCAGCGACCAGGACTTGGTAGATGTGTTCGGTGACGTCGATGTGCTGCTTGTCGGCGGACACTTACCGCCAACCGCGCTTTCTGTTTGTCAGTCCGTAATACTTTGCGGGCCAGCAGAACTCGATTGATGCCGTAGAGCGGTTCGCCGGAACGGCCGCGCGGTGGCCGAGGGTCTCCTGTTGGACCCGTTGACGGCACACGGTGAGTTTCTCGGCAGCGAGATGAACGACATGAAATGGGTCCATCACCTTCCGTGTCTGCGGCAATACGTCCTTCACTGCCGAGTGGTAGCCCGGCGAACCCATCCATCGAGACGATTTTCACACTGTCTCGAAATGCTTGATCGTGTTCGTGGAGCCAGTCGGAGAATGCAGCGGACGAACGGCCGGAAATCATGTCCGGCGACCGGGCGGGACCGGTGCTCTCGAATGTGTTTCCACTTGTGCTCGTCCACGCCGAGGATCCGCACTCCGTCGAGATGCCCGGATTGCTCGTGGACAAGATGCTTCACGGCGGAGATGGCAATAGCATTGACCTCGTCCCACCCACACCCAACGCCTTGGCCGCCGCCGAGACCGACATCTTGTCGACCGCGAGGCAGTGCAGGATCCACCTGGTGGTCCGCCGCGTGATGGCAGCCTTCGGCGGCGCAACCCGGTCGATGCGCTGGCGAAACGCTGACACGTCATAGCCGGGATGGTTGCAGGTGAACCGCGACAGTCGCAGGTGCAGAGGGGGGATAACCAACGATCGGCAAGTCGGTGAGGACATGGGTGACGTGGTCACGCAGCCGCCCGGGTTCCCGGCACTTCGGGCACGCCGGATCTTCGGCACAGACAGACAGTCGATGTGCGTGAATTCGCCGAGGGGCGCGCCGGTAATCGTGACACCGAGTTTGACGGTTCGGCAGATGGTATCGGCGACAAGATCGGTAGTCTGCAATATGGGTCCTGCGGTGGTCGAGGAAGGCGTAGAGAACCTTCACCCTCGAAGCACAGGGCCCTCTAAATCTTGTGCCTCACTCGATCACCGTCAGATCAATCTCATGGACTTCAGATCCGGAAGAGCCGCATTGTCAGACATGCGGTGTTTCGTCGAAACGAGTCCACAGTCGCTACGAGCGCACGCTCGCAGATGCGGCAATCGGAAACCAGCCAAGTCTCCTCGTCCTGCAAGTACGGCGCTTCGTCTGCGCAAACATCGACTGCAGCAGGGCAACGTTCGCCGAACAGATCGAGGGCCTGACCAGTCGATACGTGCGACGCACGCCGCTGCTGTGCGGAATCGAAGGAAAAGATCGCACTGGCGTTAGCTGGGCGAGCCGGATCGAGGTTGGCGTCTGCGCTGGAGGTTTCCGTCGGACGCTCAATCTTGTTGCGCCTGGTCCGAGCGCTAACCGCCCCTCCGATAAGAGCGGTCCCTGTGCTCGGTATCGACGATTTCGCGCTGCGGAGACGGCATCGGTATGGGACCGTTCTGGTCGATATGGATACTCACCGACGATGTTGATGTTCTCGCGGACCGCAAAGCCGAAACCGTCATCAAATGGCTCACCGCTCGTCCGGGCACCGCAGGTGATCTGCCGTGATCGTGCCGGCGCGTACGGAAGAAGCCGCCCGCACCGGGAGCGCCGGAGGCGATCAAAGTCGCCGACCGCCGGCACCTGTGGAACAACCTCGCAGAGTCGGTGGAGAAAACCGTTGCAGCCCATCTCATTGCCTGAGAAAGGAGCCCGAGCTGGAACCTGAACCTGAACCTTCGAGCGGACGCACCGCGTCGGAGCAACTGAAGCGGGTCGCCGAACAGGTATGCGCCATCCATCAGAAGAGTTCGATATTCGCCGTCCGCACGAAACGTCGATTCGAGGATGTCACAACTTTCAAGAACGAAGGGATAGGAATCAGCTCGATCGTCCGGCAGGTTGGGTTGGCGCGGGAGACCATCCATCGTTTCTACTATGCGAGCAGTGTCGATGAATTGTTGGGCGCGCCCGGGCTGGCAAGCCCACCATGCTGGACGAGTTCACCACGCATCTGCACGAGCGTTTCGATGACGGATGTACCTCCGCTGCTGCACTTTACGAAAAGCTTCGAGCATTCGGGTATCGCGGCAGTTACTGCTCTCTCCGCGATTACCTTCGTCCGTTCCGCAGGATAGGTGCGGTACCAACGTCCACGCCGAAGGTGCCGAAAGTGCGGCGAGTTACCTCGTGGATGTTGCGACATCCCGACAGTTTCGCTGCCGACGAACAGATTGGGCGGGCAGGTCCTCGTCAGCTGCCCGCATCTTGAGGCAACTGCGGGACATGGCAAGTCGTTTGCGGAGATGCTCACAGAACGCCTTGGTGAACAATTGAACTCGTGGATGTCTGCCGTCTCGACGGATGGTCTTCCGCACTTGCATCGCTTTGTTCGAGGCCTTGACACCGATCACGCAGCGGTCCGCAACGGGCTGACGCTGCCTTACAGTTCCGGCGCGGTCGAAGGGCATGTCAATCGGATCAAGATGCTCAAACGACAAATCTACGGGCGCGCCGGGTTCGACCTCCTCCGCAAACGAATACTCGTCAGCAACTGACACATTCAGAATCGATCACGGAAAGTGGGCCAGAACCACGCAAA
This genomic window from Rhodococcus sp. KBS0724 contains:
- a CDS encoding thiolase family protein, with the translated sequence MNDSRQGAVIVGAFNTKQAKVLEGENSDTVTLAAIKGALADAGLGIGDVDGVNILPGLDYLNGSRKFAYALGIPYFWVGRAAPGPAAVFEAALAIEAGMCDTVVLAAGEAGIYTDRATVAPWTRPSNEFIECWGLMTPAEFALSAQQYMQKFSVDPAAIAYIAAVIRNNGSRNPEAIFHGRGPFTPDDILASRMVADPYHLLECAMTGEGGSALVLTTAEKARDLPSVPVRVLGGGSESWGPSYTHPPTYERTGMLGRKAADRAFARAGLSRSDVDVFELYDNFSWEIVRYFEALRYCDVGEGPAFVADGAIEVGGRYPIVTDGGTMSHSHTGESQRHQRVVQAVRQLRGTTSANQIDDAEVALVMALGDIVLLSK
- a CDS encoding TetR/AcrR family transcriptional regulator; amino-acid sequence: MTKISNLDELLDAAARVFTDKGYTNARLEDIANEVGMLKGSLYYHVGSKADLLRLVRMRRFVEIAEALEHIAELPGEPRDKLRQAIRRHLEFITLYIAESPQWFRNPTYTDQSTGEGPEEHDLLNRLIGAFKRIIDEGVEDGTISSSIDRTVFVMSTLGMCNWVSRWYDSDGPNTIDEIADIQFDLLWSGVTTPAAATEAD
- a CDS encoding Zn-ribbon domain-containing OB-fold protein — encoded protein: MIDTSRRPVPHPTALTVPFWEGCKRRVLTVQRCEDCGNHVFIPQSFCPVCLGADLSWVESGGVGSVVSYSVIWRAQTPAFEAPYVVAIVRVDEGYEMLSNIVDADPSEVSIGARVRVKFVDIDSQTTLPCFRLTR
- a CDS encoding SDR family NAD(P)-dependent oxidoreductase; translation: MNEIQTCIDFLKAIFIALHNATHAMPVTEGSMTEDFYLKLLQEYVDQGGGERTGIWWDESRIPLSSIDKSVSQLLDLTGKKAVVTGGAGANLGQACVNRLAGLGADVAVVDLKPAVAAASGQQRWATPPDAHGVAAKAAKRWGTNVIGVEGNALEWDGIDAILRECNDRLGGFDILVNNATMTSVGDFASMSHDQLDNAIRGTLAGPIYATRLALEYMLPQGSGRIINICSAAGETAMPGLTMYGAMKQGLSTFTRFLGKEVGRAGVHVNGVAPGSMWGPDRTPPVDGISGLYPRSRTAIQRYELPEEVANMVAFLASDAASAMTGVMVDMSGGQTI
- a CDS encoding transposase, whose translation is MLTERLGEQLNSWMSAVSTDGLPHLHRFVRGLDTDHAAVRNGLTLPYSSGAVEGHVNRIKMLKRQIYGRAGFDLLRKRILVSN